In Hymenobacter sublimis, a single genomic region encodes these proteins:
- a CDS encoding thioredoxin family protein, with product MKVLLLTILLCFCYGLTQAQNQGISFRNTSWETVLAQAQHERKPIFVYAYSPECHFCQEMAATTFRESSATAYYNATFVSYQVDITADTAFAKCHDIVSFPTYLYFDATGKPLHRSLGAKPAAEFIADGQAAFHPKQAFYTLQRRYNAGNRSVRTLYAYSTALTSSSQKQNLQAQVIDEYLATQSAKQLRSERNLRYIYTHASPRTDLFLIQHQDLFQPWYKSLEIQKKAERTLTNMAFTAGRANDTATLRRVRQLVLASFPDTVRANSLATINFLEGQRNWVSYARATLRFAQSPHADLYTLRKTATYVKYFGKEQGPAREQESLQLVAELLPLLLQRQKDYQNTLLYAQVLHLLHQETQALSVVQEALRLAQAEQEPAEEASTLLVEIQAAQK from the coding sequence ATGAAAGTCCTGCTGCTCACTATCCTTCTCTGCTTTTGCTATGGCCTTACTCAGGCCCAAAACCAAGGCATATCGTTCCGGAACACTTCGTGGGAAACGGTGCTGGCGCAGGCCCAACATGAACGCAAGCCCATTTTTGTGTACGCTTACTCCCCCGAATGCCATTTCTGTCAGGAAATGGCTGCTACTACTTTCCGGGAATCTAGCGCTACCGCATACTACAACGCTACGTTCGTCTCTTACCAGGTGGATATTACCGCTGACACGGCTTTTGCCAAGTGCCACGATATCGTTTCCTTTCCTACCTATCTGTACTTCGATGCTACGGGAAAGCCCCTGCACCGCAGCTTAGGCGCTAAGCCCGCGGCCGAGTTTATTGCTGATGGCCAGGCAGCCTTTCACCCGAAACAGGCTTTCTATACCCTTCAGCGCCGATACAACGCCGGCAACCGCTCGGTCAGAACGCTGTATGCCTACAGCACGGCGCTTACTTCCTCCTCCCAGAAACAGAACCTGCAGGCCCAGGTGATAGACGAATACCTGGCTACCCAATCGGCAAAACAGCTCCGCTCCGAGCGAAACCTGCGCTACATCTATACGCACGCCAGCCCACGAACCGACTTGTTTCTGATCCAGCACCAGGACCTGTTCCAGCCGTGGTACAAGTCGCTTGAAATTCAGAAGAAGGCGGAACGCACACTTACCAACATGGCTTTTACGGCCGGGCGGGCCAATGATACCGCAACACTCCGCCGGGTAAGGCAACTAGTGTTGGCCAGCTTCCCTGACACTGTCCGCGCCAATAGCTTAGCAACCATTAACTTCCTGGAAGGCCAGCGCAATTGGGTGTCTTACGCGCGGGCTACGTTGCGTTTTGCCCAGAGTCCGCACGCCGATTTATACACGCTGCGCAAAACGGCTACCTACGTAAAGTACTTTGGCAAGGAACAGGGCCCAGCACGTGAGCAGGAGTCGTTACAGCTGGTAGCGGAACTACTGCCCTTGCTTCTGCAGCGGCAGAAAGACTACCAAAACACGCTGCTGTACGCCCAGGTTTTGCATTTGCTACACCAGGAAACGCAGGCCCTATCCGTGGTTCAAGAGGCCCTGCGGTTGGCCCAGGCCGAGCAGGAGCCAGCGGAAGAAGCCAGTACGTTATTGGTCGAAATACAAGCCGCTCAGAAGTAG
- a CDS encoding putative quinol monooxygenase produces MKMHLLILGFLLSCSSAFAQKNAMIIRLSEIEIYPKYLEEYKSILREESRASVKLEPGVISIYPMYQKSDSTQVRILEIYASKEAYQAHLKTPHFQTYKTTTLNMVKSLKLVDMEAIDPETMSEVFRKMKK; encoded by the coding sequence ATGAAAATGCACTTGCTTATACTAGGTTTCCTGCTGTCATGCAGTAGTGCTTTTGCTCAGAAAAACGCTATGATAATTCGTTTATCAGAAATAGAAATTTACCCAAAATATCTTGAAGAATACAAGAGTATTCTCAGAGAAGAATCGCGCGCATCCGTAAAATTAGAGCCAGGTGTTATTTCAATTTATCCAATGTATCAGAAGAGTGATTCTACACAGGTAAGAATACTAGAGATATACGCTAGCAAAGAAGCTTACCAGGCGCACTTAAAAACACCTCACTTTCAAACATATAAAACTACAACACTCAATATGGTTAAATCCTTAAAGCTTGTCGATATGGAAGCCATAGACCCAGAAACTATGTCTGAAGTGTTTCG
- a CDS encoding ABC transporter ATP-binding protein, whose amino-acid sequence MARSDSFLSTISAKKPRPDGKPSLTVKERFSALKNLPEFLRLIWQTSPALTLGNVGLRLLRAALPVAMLYVGQLILDTVVQLSRQPASERILTPVLTLVALEFGLAILSDALGRGVALLDSLLGDLFANQTSVRLMQHAAELDLDQFEDSAFYDKLERARRQTLSRTVLMAQVLSQAQDFITMVFLAVGLTAFNPWLLLLLLVAVVPAFLGESHFNERSYSLVHGWTPERRELDYLRQTGASDETAKEVKIFGLSGFLIDRFRTLSDQFYQQNKSLVMRRAGWGAFFAAVGAGGYYAAYVYIISQAVRGQISIGQLTFLAGSFGRMRGLLEGILSRFSSVAEGALYLQDFFDFFHLQPRIRRDETQPVRPFPHPIREGFRFENMGFKYRNAEKWALRNLNFTLQAGEKLALVGENGAGKTTLVKLLSRLYDPTEGRILLDGYDLREYDPAELRQEIGVIFQDFVRFQLPAGQNLAVGRIEQKDNQPRIEQAAAQSLADSVIAKLPQGYDQMIGRRFNGGVDLSGGEWQKIALGRAYMRDAQLLILDEPTAALDARAEYEVFQRFKDLTQGKTAVLISHRFSTVRMADRILVIENGQFVEIGSHQELLERGGRYAELFQLQAAGYQ is encoded by the coding sequence ATGGCTCGTTCTGATTCGTTTCTCTCCACTATATCGGCCAAAAAGCCGCGTCCCGATGGCAAGCCCAGTCTGACGGTAAAAGAGCGGTTTTCGGCTCTTAAAAATCTGCCGGAGTTTCTGCGCCTGATCTGGCAGACCAGCCCGGCGCTTACCCTAGGCAACGTGGGGCTGCGCCTACTGCGGGCGGCTCTGCCAGTAGCCATGCTCTACGTGGGGCAGCTCATCCTCGACACGGTAGTGCAGCTGAGTCGGCAGCCAGCCTCCGAGCGGATTCTTACGCCGGTTCTCACCCTGGTAGCCCTGGAGTTTGGGCTGGCCATTCTTTCGGATGCGCTGGGACGCGGCGTGGCCCTGCTGGACTCCTTGCTAGGTGACCTGTTTGCCAACCAAACCTCGGTGCGGCTTATGCAGCACGCGGCCGAACTGGACCTCGACCAGTTCGAGGACAGCGCCTTCTACGACAAGCTGGAACGAGCCCGCCGCCAGACGTTGTCGCGCACGGTGCTCATGGCCCAGGTGCTCAGTCAGGCCCAGGACTTCATTACCATGGTTTTTCTGGCCGTAGGCCTCACGGCGTTCAACCCTTGGCTGCTGCTGTTGCTGCTGGTGGCGGTGGTGCCCGCCTTCCTGGGCGAGTCGCACTTTAATGAGCGTAGCTACTCCCTGGTGCATGGTTGGACGCCCGAGCGGCGCGAGCTGGACTACCTGCGCCAAACCGGTGCTTCCGATGAAACGGCCAAAGAAGTCAAGATTTTTGGCTTGTCGGGCTTTCTCATTGACCGGTTCCGGACGCTGTCAGATCAGTTTTACCAGCAGAACAAGTCCCTGGTGATGCGCCGGGCGGGCTGGGGCGCTTTCTTCGCAGCGGTGGGGGCAGGCGGTTACTACGCCGCCTACGTCTACATCATCAGCCAGGCCGTGCGCGGGCAGATTTCCATTGGGCAGCTCACGTTTCTGGCCGGCTCGTTTGGCCGCATGCGCGGGCTGCTGGAAGGCATTCTGAGCCGCTTTAGCTCGGTAGCAGAAGGGGCCCTTTACCTGCAGGACTTCTTCGACTTTTTCCACCTCCAGCCCCGCATCCGCCGCGACGAAACCCAGCCGGTGCGGCCGTTTCCGCATCCCATTCGGGAAGGCTTCCGGTTCGAGAACATGGGCTTTAAGTACCGCAACGCCGAAAAATGGGCCCTGCGTAACCTCAACTTCACGCTGCAAGCCGGCGAAAAACTGGCCCTAGTTGGCGAAAACGGGGCCGGCAAAACAACCCTGGTCAAGCTCCTGTCCCGGCTCTACGACCCCACTGAAGGTCGGATTTTGCTTGATGGCTACGATTTGCGCGAGTATGATCCGGCCGAGCTGCGTCAGGAAATCGGAGTGATTTTTCAGGATTTTGTGCGTTTCCAGCTGCCGGCGGGCCAGAACCTGGCCGTGGGCCGCATTGAGCAGAAGGACAATCAGCCGCGCATTGAGCAGGCCGCCGCTCAAAGCCTAGCCGATTCCGTCATTGCCAAGCTACCCCAGGGCTACGACCAGATGATTGGCCGCCGTTTCAATGGCGGCGTAGACTTGAGCGGGGGCGAGTGGCAGAAAATTGCCCTGGGCCGCGCCTACATGCGCGACGCTCAGCTACTTATCCTCGACGAGCCCACCGCCGCCCTTGATGCCCGCGCCGAATACGAGGTGTTCCAGCGCTTTAAAGACCTAACCCAGGGCAAAACCGCTGTGCTTATCTCGCACCGCTTCAGCACCGTACGCATGGCCGACCGGATTCTGGTTATTGAAAACGGACAGTTCGTGGAAATTGGGAGCCACCAAGAACTGCTGGAGCGTGGCGGCCGCTACGCTGAGCTGTTTCAGCTACAAGCTGCTGGCTACCAATAG